Genomic window (Streptomyces sp. LX-29):
CTGGAAACCGAGAGCGGCCCCGGGGATCGGGAGGGCCTCGCCGACTCCGTTGTCGGTGGTCGGGGTTAGCATCGGACAGGACGGTCGTCGCCGAGGCGGCCGGTAGCCGACGGTGCGTGAGGGGAGGGGAGCCGGATGGGCGAGAGCACGCGCGTCGAACGGGTGCGGATGCGCCTGGGCATGCTCCTCTTCCTGCTGACCGGGCTGATGCTGACCCAGTCCGGCCTGGTGAGCGCGGTCGTCCTCTCCGCGGCCGCCGCCGTGGCGGCGGCGACGCTGGTGCTCTGCGTCCTGCTGGCCGCGCTGTACGCGCTGCCCAGCCCGCCGGGTCGCATACGCACCGCGATACGGGACCGGGAGCGCCGCACCGCGTTCCTGCCCCAGCGCGACCCCGACGCGGCGGGCCGCACCCGTCCCCGAGCCCCCGGCCGTCACCTCCCGACGGCCGCGTAGGAGCTCCGCACCACTTCTCTCCGCCGAGCCCGCGCGGTTCGTCATGCCGATTCCCGCATT
Coding sequences:
- a CDS encoding DUF6412 domain-containing protein, translating into MGESTRVERVRMRLGMLLFLLTGLMLTQSGLVSAVVLSAAAAVAAATLVLCVLLAALYALPSPPGRIRTAIRDRERRTAFLPQRDPDAAGRTRPRAPGRHLPTAA